The Poriferisphaera corsica DNA segment GCATCATCTGCTTCATGCTTGATCGATTCTGGCTCAGGCTGACGCATGATCTTAATCGGCAACTGGGTTGAAAACACCGCGCCGGTATCTGCTTGCCGCAATGTGACCCGCAGCGTTCCATCAAACGTGCCCATCGGCATATCCGATGGCAAATCGGCCCGCAATGTGTAATGCGTCCCAGTAAAATTCGAGCGATACGATTCGCGCCACTCTTTCGCATTAATACGCTTCTCAACGATCATCCGCGGCTCACCATCATCGGGAATCAGAACAACTTGCATCGTTCCAACACCCGCGACCGGCAACATCCGACCAAACTGATCTTCCGTCTGCACATACGCAACAACCTGCGTATCGCCGACCGCACCATCATCGCTGATCGAACCGCTGTACCTGCCAAGTTTAATACGGCTCAGAACCGGCGGCTCAGCGCCGGGAATCGGCTCCTTGCCCGCATTGATCTGCTGTCGAAGCGCTTTCGCTTCCGATATACGCAGTTCCAACTGCTCGTCCAGTTCCTTCACCTGCTTACGCAGTTCAAGGTTCTCTTCGATGACTTCGCTGACTTTCTTGTCACCGCCGCCGATCTTCACGCTACAGCCGGACAATATCACCGCGGCACACAACAGCATCAGCACACTCATCATCGATCGATGACTGAAAATCATACGTTGATCATGTTGCGTATTCACGCTGGTCATGCGTCGTCCCTTTATTCAGCTGCATCGCAACTGATGATCGCTTTATAGCCTAATGACGCCTATTCGCGTCTTTTGGCAATTAGTCGTTGTCAGTTGGCAAGTGCTTGAGAACATCGTCAGCACAACCATACTCAACAGCGGCTTGAGCGTCGAGCCATTTGTCGCGTTCACAATCACGCGCGATGGTGTCGAAGTCCTGGCCGGTGTGATCGCACATCACGTTGTACAGGCGTTCACGTGTCTTGAGCATTTCAGCGGCCTGAATCGACAGGTCGGTCGCTTGTCCTTCACTTACGCCGCCGAGTAGTGGCTGGTGAAGCAGCACGCGGCTGTTGGGGAGCATGTGCCGAGAACCCTTGGCGCCAGCCATGAATAGGACGGAGCCCATTGAGGCGGCGAGGCCGATGCAGTAGGTCTGGACTTTGGGTCGGATGAACTGCATGGTGTCATAGACACCCATACCAGCGGTCACAGACCCACCGGGACTGTTGACGTAGAAGTGGATGTCGCTGTTGGGGTCTTCGTTGGAAAGGAACAAAAGCTGGGCGACAACAAGGTTCGCGGTTTCATCGGTCACGGCGCCGCCGAGGAAAATAATTCGGTCTTTGAGCAGACGTGAATAGATGTCGTAAACCCGCTCGCCGCGGCCGGTCTTTTCGATAACTGTGGGTACCAGAGGCATTCTCGTTCCTTTTATGCGATTTTTGGTATCAGCTTCTTTGTGTATTTATCCATTTAAATTGGATGCGGCCCGATATTATTGGCCATTGATCCAAGACTGTCGTGATTATCGATTGCGTTCTTGCGGACTATCAACAAGTGATGCGGGCGCATGATCGCCGAAAATCTCCAAACAGATATTGATATATCGGCCAGTATGATACACCGTCCCAATATTATCTGCCGGATCAGGCAAGGTCCTGATAATTTAACAACATCCCTGTCTACTAATCTATTTCTTGCGGATGCGAAAGTGGCTTCAATCTAAATATGAAAAAACCTGCATATGGCAGGTTTTTGTGCTTTATTTTCCTCATTCAGCAGGAGAAGCGTTCATTGGATTCGCTGGTGAGTGATTGCATATTCTTTTGACGCTTATTCGCTTTAAGGTTTTGGGTTGCGATTGGCCTCGATGCAGTCCTGCCAAGTCATGCCGGATTGTGTTTTGATGTTTTCGAGTTCCTGTATGAAATCATCGGGATCAAATTTTTCGACATGGCCATCAACAAATAAATTTGAAATATTTTGATTCTTATTGTTGGTTCATCGTAACGGATTGAGATCTGAGTGGGAATCATCAATGCGTGGAATCTTATGAAAGAAGATATGTGGTGAACGGCGATTGATGCTGGGATCGATATAAAAAGTAAGGTGACCGGCACAGGGTGGATATGCCGATCACCTACTTTATTTATGGTTTAGGATAAAGCTCGCGACAGCTCGTATTGCTGAGCTTTTCTTGAGTTAGTTCTTGAGCAGTTTTGATTGTTCTGCTTTAGGGAACTCAGCTTTTTGCTGCGGAGTCATGTTGTTGATGAACTCCTGCAACGGTGCGCGATTGTCTTTGAGATCGACGGGGCGACCGGTTTGGTTGCTCCACCATTTTTCGATGGCGTCAAGGTAGTCGAAGCCAAACTCGCGGGAGGGCTCGATGGCGGTAGCTTCTTCCCAATCGTTCCAAGTCATGAGTTGGATGAGTTCGGGGTTGCCTTCACTTGCGCGGGACATGGTGTATTCGAGGATAT contains these protein-coding regions:
- a CDS encoding ATP-dependent Clp protease proteolytic subunit, with product MPLVPTVIEKTGRGERVYDIYSRLLKDRIIFLGGAVTDETANLVVAQLLFLSNEDPNSDIHFYVNSPGGSVTAGMGVYDTMQFIRPKVQTYCIGLAASMGSVLFMAGAKGSRHMLPNSRVLLHQPLLGGVSEGQATDLSIQAAEMLKTRERLYNVMCDHTGQDFDTIARDCERDKWLDAQAAVEYGCADDVLKHLPTDND